Proteins from a genomic interval of Zingiber officinale cultivar Zhangliang chromosome 1B, Zo_v1.1, whole genome shotgun sequence:
- the LOC121972407 gene encoding serine/arginine-rich splicing factor RSZ21A-like: protein MARLYVGNLDPRMTARELEDEFRVFGVLRSVWVARKPPGFAFIDFDDKRDAQDAIRDLDGKNGWRVELSHNSSSRGRDRHGASDMKCYECGETGHFARECRLRIGSGGLGSGRRRTRSRSRSKSPRYRRSPSYGRRSSSPRERSPRRRSPSPRRRSYSKSPPYENRRSESPQANGYQRRSRS from the exons ATGGCTCGTCTTTACGTTGGCAATCTAGATCCCCGAATGACTGCACGGGAACTTGAAGATGAATTTCGTGTGTTTGGGGTTCTACGAAG CGTTTGGGTTGCTAGAAAACCACCAGGCTTTGCTTTCATTGATTTTGATGATAAAAGAGATGCTCAGGATGCAATCCGTGATCTGGATG GCAAAAATGGATGGAGAGTAGAATTGTCCCATAACTCAAGCAGCCGTGGCCGTGATCGCCATGGAGCATCGGATATGAAGTGTTACGAGTGTGGGGAGACAGGTCATTTTGCGCGTGAATGTCGTCTTCGAATTGGTTCTGGAGGATTAGGCAGTGGAAGACGTCGGACTCGTAGTCGGAGTCGCAGCAAAAGTCCAAGATACCGCCGAAGTCCTAGTTATGGTCGAAG GAGCTCTAGTCCTCGTGAGCGCTCTCCAAGAAGACGCAGTCCATCTCCTCGTCGAAGGAGTTATAGCAAGTCACCTCCATATGAAAATCGTCGATCTGAGTCGCCACAGGCTAATGG ATATCAACGCCGCAGCAGGAGCTGA
- the LOC121972418 gene encoding uncharacterized protein LOC121972418, translating into MAAASALRWIKITALVAAVATAAVAVAVAASLHRRRAQQLESRIRELEVSLAAALEKSASERRGRTRAQQALRKVLTEQNSDEFKKVAASAYPMTPIGTIRSCFSTRNGTPRQPLLVPLARACLVFDSGRVPTAALEGLAEYSHCWILYVFHLNTDFDKLWREPSRSKFKAKVRVPRLKGGKMGVLATRSPHRPCPIGLTVAKVEALDGHALLLSGVDLVDSTPVLDIKPYLPYSDSIRGATVPNWVKADNTLAVASVRFSPNFSSSLSSCWEEVEKCSLYASQLEFQNLIREVLSWDIRSLSQVNDPHNTLVVKESFNGLLESENVADEPSEIPTKKPESCNTILVENISGEESSQTLRKEEPASSSLNEVVYHLVLEGIDISYKMASNANILVEKASMLPDYKRSHHYSYSMWKDKLSIESFNT; encoded by the exons ATGGCGGCCGCCAGCGCCCTCCGATGGATCAAAATAACAGCCCTAGTCGCCGCCGTTGCGACggccgccgtcgccgtcgccgtcgcag CTTCGTTGCATCGTCGGAGAGCGCAGCAGCTGGAGTCGCGCATCCGAGAGCTCGAGGTTTCTCTTGCGGCAGCCCTCGAGAAAAGCGCTTCGGAGAGGCGCGGGAGAACTCGAGCTCAACAG GCCTTGCGGAAGGTTTTGACGGAGCAGAACTCAGATGAATTCAAGAAAGTTGCAGCCTCGGCCTACCCCATGACTCCCATTGGCACCATCAGGTCCTGCTTCTCTACCAG aAATGGTACTCCAAGACAACCTTTGCTTGTACCTCTTGCTAGAGCTTGCCTGGTGTTTGACTCTGGTCGAGTCCCTACAGCTGCGCTTGAAGGCCTTGCTGAGTATTCTCATTGTTGGATCCTTTATGTATTTCATCTTAACACTGACTTTGATAAGCTGTGGAGGGAGCCATCTAGATCCAAATTCAAGGCTAAG GTTAGAGTGCCTAGGCTAAAAGGAGGTAAAATGGGAGTTCTGGCTACCCGATCCCCACACAGGCCTTGCCCTATCGGACTTACTGTTGCCAAG GTTGAAGCTCTAGATGGACACGCACTTTTGCTTTCTGGTGTTGATTTGGTTGACAGCACG CCGGTACTTGATATCAAACCTTATCTTCCATATTCTGATAGCATTCGTGGTGCAACTGTTCCAAACTGGGTTAAG GCAGATAATACATTAGCAGTGGCATCTGTTAGGTTTTCTCCAAATTTTTCCTCCTCATTATCAAGTTGCTGGGAAGAAGTT GAAAAATGCTCATTGTATGCTTCTCAGCTTGAATTCCAAAATTTAATCCGAGAGGTTCTTTCCTGGGATATCAGATCCCTGTCTCAAGTAAATGACCCTCATAACACATTGGTAGTAAAAGAGAGCTTCAATGGTCTTCTAGAATCTGAGAACGTAGCTGATGAACCCTCTGAGATTCCAACCAAGAAGCCTGAGAGCTGCAATACTATTCTAGTAGAGAATATAAGCGGAGAAGAATCCTCTCAGACTCTAAGAAAGGAAGAGCCTGCTTCATCATCGCTAAATGAGGTAGTATATCACCTTGTCCTGGAAGGAATTGACATCTCATATAAGATGGCCTCGAATGCTAACATTTTGGTTGAAAAAGCTTCGATGTTGCCCGATTATAAGAGAAGTCATCACTACAGCTACTCGATGTGGAAGGATAAACTGAGCATCGAGTCTTTCAACACTTGA